The proteins below are encoded in one region of Triticum aestivum cultivar Chinese Spring chromosome 1B, IWGSC CS RefSeq v2.1, whole genome shotgun sequence:
- the LOC123105054 gene encoding F-box protein At5g49610 isoform X1, producing the protein MERTTADPRSVRRHLSSPGVALPEDLIVGEILVRLPAKSLFRFRAACRSWCNRTSTHQFISSFGRKLPLVGLYSNPLKSLHDKSGLECVDVLAAANNLRSVLTFDCYSNWLCASLDGLLLVSYGNGRHIICNPATRQSIPLPQLTGGVVAGLYSSPTADRGVEYRTLFSKGRLPICNPKYYILTVGSPMEPRPVQLPEEPDNLKIALLHGINDPTPSLCHRPTVMLNSCLHWVPESCRHDKVVVFDTVAESFRSIQSPTAAQENTRLFEMGSQLGFSLYNGRSDTVSIWSLHDYNNEIWALRHSINLSMVVTSSMRSYMILSDKGDVLISCRGSGQLIHCDTEANVLNQLTCEPRDPSFTGHWFKENISRHDFFQRKKGQRLRQQTRFLKGL; encoded by the coding sequence ATGGAGAGGACCACCGCAGACCCAAGATCGGTGCGCCGCCACCTCTCCTCTCCCGGCGTCGCCCTCCCCGAGGATCTGATCGTGGGGGAGATCCTCGTCCGGCTTCCGGCCAAGTCGCTCTTCCGGTTCCGTGCGGCCTGCCGCTCCTGGTGCAACCGCACCTCCACGCACCAGTTCATCTCCTCCTTCGGCCGCAAGCTTCCTCTCGTCGGTCTGTATTCGAACCCCCTGAAAAGCTTACACGACAAATCTGGCCTCGAGTGTGTGGATGTTCTTGCCGCCGCCAACAACCTCAGATCTGTCCTCACTTTTGATTGCTACTCGAACTGGCTCTGCGCTTCCTTGGATGGCCTCTTGTTGGTGTCCTACGGCAATGGTCGCCACATTATCTGCAACCCTGCCACCCGGCAATCGATCCCGCTCCCTCAGCTCACCGGAGGAGTCGTTGCAGGCTTGTACTCGTCGCCCACCGCCGACAGGGGCGTGGAGTACCGTACTCTGTTTTCCAAGGGAAGACTCCCCATATGCAATCCCAAGTACTACATCCTCACCGTCGGCTCACCAATGGAGCCCAGACCCGTCCAGCTGCCTGAGGAACCCGACAATCTGAAGATAGCGTTGCTCCACGGCATCAACGATCCCACTCCAAGCCTGTGCCATCGGCCAACAGTTATGCTCAACAGCTGTCTTCACTGGGTGCCAGAGTCATGCCGTCATGACAAAGTGGTTGTTTTCGATACGGTGGCCGAGTCATTCAGATCCATTCAATCTCCGACTGCCGCCCAAGAAAATACTCGCTTGTTTGAGATGGGCAGTCAGCTTGGCTTCAGCTTGTACAATGGCAGAAGTGATACAGTGAGCATTTGGTCCCTGCATGATTACAACAATGAGATCTGGGCGCTAAGGCATTCCATTAACTTGTCGATGGTGGTCACATCCTCGATGAGAAGTTACATGATTCTCTCTGACAAAGGCGATGTGCTAATTTCCTGCAGAGGTTCTGGCCAGCTTATTCACTGTGATACTGAAGCAAATGTACTGAACCAGTTAACATGTGAACCAAGAGATCCAAGCTTCACTGGACATTGGTTCAAGGAGAACATTTCGAGGCATGATTTCTTCCAGAGGAAAAAAGGGCAGCGCCTGAGGCAGCAGACACGCTTTCTCAAAGGCCTCTAA
- the LOC123105054 gene encoding uncharacterized protein isoform X2 yields the protein MERTTADPRSVRRHLSSPGVALPEDLIVGEILVRLPAKSLFRFRAACRSWCNRTSTHQFISSFGRKLPLVGLYSNPLKSLHDKSGLECVDVLAAANNLRSVLTFDCYSNWLCASLDGLLLVSYGNGRHIICNPATRQSIPLPQLTGGVVAGLYSSPTADRGVEYRTLFSKGRLPICNPKYYILTVGSPMEPRPVQLPEEPDNLKIALLHGINDPTPSLCHRPTVMLNSCLHWVPESCRHDKVVVFDTVAESFRSIQSPTAAQENTRLFEMGSQLGFSLYNGRSDTRFWPAYSL from the exons ATGGAGAGGACCACCGCAGACCCAAGATCGGTGCGCCGCCACCTCTCCTCTCCCGGCGTCGCCCTCCCCGAGGATCTGATCGTGGGGGAGATCCTCGTCCGGCTTCCGGCCAAGTCGCTCTTCCGGTTCCGTGCGGCCTGCCGCTCCTGGTGCAACCGCACCTCCACGCACCAGTTCATCTCCTCCTTCGGCCGCAAGCTTCCTCTCGTCGGTCTGTATTCGAACCCCCTGAAAAGCTTACACGACAAATCTGGCCTCGAGTGTGTGGATGTTCTTGCCGCCGCCAACAACCTCAGATCTGTCCTCACTTTTGATTGCTACTCGAACTGGCTCTGCGCTTCCTTGGATGGCCTCTTGTTGGTGTCCTACGGCAATGGTCGCCACATTATCTGCAACCCTGCCACCCGGCAATCGATCCCGCTCCCTCAGCTCACCGGAGGAGTCGTTGCAGGCTTGTACTCGTCGCCCACCGCCGACAGGGGCGTGGAGTACCGTACTCTGTTTTCCAAGGGAAGACTCCCCATATGCAATCCCAAGTACTACATCCTCACCGTCGGCTCACCAATGGAGCCCAGACCCGTCCAGCTGCCTGAGGAACCCGACAATCTGAAGATAGCGTTGCTCCACGGCATCAACGATCCCACTCCAAGCCTGTGCCATCGGCCAACAGTTATGCTCAACAGCTGTCTTCACTGGGTGCCAGAGTCATGCCGTCATGACAAAGTGGTTGTTTTCGATACGGTGGCCGAGTCATTCAGATCCATTCAATCTCCGACTGCCGCCCAAGAAAATACTCGCTTGTTTGAGATGGGCAGTCAGCTTGGCTTCAGCTTGTACAATGGCAGAAGTGATACA AGGTTCTGGCCAGCTTATTCACTGTGA